One region of Mucilaginibacter sp. 14171R-50 genomic DNA includes:
- the recQ gene encoding DNA helicase RecQ, with amino-acid sequence MTPIQALQKYFGYNQFRLSQEAIINNVLSKQDTLVLMPTGGGKSLCYQLPAVLLDGLTIVISPLIALMKDQVDSLNLTGIPAAFLNSSQSTEEQKDIAIQLKNNEIRLLYIAPERLFGADNRMMAFLKTLNVVQIAIDEAHCISQWGHDFRPEYLMLAGLKKEFPGVPVIALTATADKLTQKDILEKLNLHQPAVFISSFNRENITYRVNPKKRSFNQLLAFLNERKEDSGIIYCLSRKSTESLADDLKEEGYAAAAYHAGLSNEVKARNQEAFLKDEIKIIVATIAFGMGINKSNVRYVVHMDLPKNIEGYYQETGRAGRDGLPSDALLLYSPGDAIKLRGFATVDNNPQQSAIMLKKLDDMVNYCQLHACRRQFLMHYFDEPFADNCGSCDFCLSEFVKFDGTLIAQKALSAVARLKERFGANYLIDFLRGSRSEKIWPDHKALKTYGAGADISKADWQRYLRELIAQGFLRISEEGYSAIQLTPKSEAVLMGELTVELVASETTIEQEQEALSYEAELLANLRKKRQEIALGENLPAYIILSDATLLEVATYLPQKMDELRLISGFGDVKLAKYGREFLAIVNSYSREKGLKSRIAQKAVKHERKSKTKPGKPSDTFKVTFELYKSGKTVAEIAGKRGLSPTTIEGHLSRFVQTGELDVREFVNETKIPAIKDAVESYGSETLSPLKEILGEAYTYGEIKAVIAWMDFKQKAEG; translated from the coding sequence ATGACACCCATACAGGCCCTTCAAAAATATTTCGGATACAACCAGTTCAGGCTTTCGCAGGAGGCTATAATAAACAATGTTTTAAGCAAGCAGGACACTTTAGTACTGATGCCAACCGGTGGCGGTAAATCGCTTTGCTATCAGCTGCCCGCCGTATTGCTGGATGGCCTGACCATAGTGATATCGCCGCTCATCGCCTTGATGAAGGACCAGGTAGACAGCCTGAACCTTACTGGCATACCGGCGGCTTTCCTAAACTCCAGCCAAAGCACCGAAGAGCAGAAGGATATTGCCATCCAATTAAAAAACAATGAGATAAGGCTGCTTTACATCGCGCCCGAACGTTTATTTGGTGCCGATAACCGCATGATGGCTTTCCTGAAAACGCTTAACGTGGTACAGATAGCCATTGACGAGGCGCATTGCATTTCGCAATGGGGGCACGATTTCCGGCCCGAGTACCTGATGCTGGCCGGGTTAAAAAAAGAGTTTCCGGGCGTGCCGGTAATTGCCTTAACAGCTACTGCCGATAAGCTCACCCAAAAAGATATTTTAGAGAAGCTAAACCTGCACCAACCCGCGGTTTTTATCTCGTCGTTCAACCGCGAAAACATAACGTACCGTGTTAACCCTAAAAAGAGAAGCTTTAACCAACTGCTTGCTTTTTTGAATGAGCGGAAAGAGGATTCAGGTATTATTTATTGCCTGTCGCGAAAATCGACAGAATCGCTGGCCGATGACCTGAAAGAAGAAGGTTATGCCGCGGCAGCATACCACGCAGGGCTAAGCAACGAGGTAAAAGCCCGCAATCAGGAAGCTTTTCTGAAGGATGAAATAAAGATAATTGTAGCAACTATCGCCTTTGGCATGGGCATTAATAAAAGCAATGTGCGCTACGTGGTGCATATGGACCTGCCCAAAAACATAGAAGGCTACTACCAGGAAACCGGCCGCGCAGGAAGGGATGGTTTACCTTCAGACGCGCTGCTGCTATACTCGCCCGGTGATGCCATTAAACTTCGCGGGTTTGCCACCGTAGACAATAACCCCCAGCAAAGCGCCATTATGCTAAAAAAGCTGGACGATATGGTCAACTATTGCCAGTTACATGCCTGCCGTCGGCAGTTTTTAATGCATTATTTTGATGAGCCGTTCGCGGATAACTGCGGCTCATGCGATTTTTGTTTGAGTGAGTTTGTAAAGTTCGACGGTACGCTTATAGCCCAAAAGGCGCTTTCGGCAGTAGCGCGGTTAAAGGAACGGTTTGGGGCCAACTACCTGATAGATTTTCTGCGTGGGTCGAGGAGTGAAAAGATCTGGCCAGATCATAAAGCGCTAAAAACTTATGGCGCCGGCGCCGATATCAGCAAAGCCGACTGGCAGCGCTACCTGCGCGAATTGATAGCGCAAGGGTTTTTACGCATCAGCGAGGAAGGGTATTCGGCCATACAGCTTACGCCAAAAAGTGAGGCCGTGCTAATGGGAGAGTTGACGGTTGAACTGGTAGCGTCAGAAACTACTATCGAACAGGAGCAGGAGGCATTAAGTTACGAAGCCGAACTGCTTGCCAACCTGCGTAAAAAGCGCCAGGAGATTGCCCTTGGTGAAAACCTGCCGGCATATATTATTTTATCAGATGCTACCCTGTTGGAAGTAGCCACCTACCTGCCGCAGAAAATGGATGAGCTACGGCTTATATCCGGTTTCGGGGATGTAAAGCTGGCCAAATACGGCCGCGAATTTTTGGCTATTGTCAATAGTTATAGCCGGGAGAAGGGTTTAAAATCGCGCATAGCTCAAAAAGCAGTCAAACACGAGCGCAAGTCTAAAACGAAACCTGGTAAACCCTCCGACACTTTTAAGGTAACCTTTGAATTGTACAAGTCAGGCAAAACCGTTGCAGAAATAGCCGGTAAACGGGGCTTATCGCCCACCACCATCGAAGGTCATTTAAGCCGTTTTGTACAAACCGGAGAACTGGATGTGCGCGAATTTGTTAATGAAACCAAGATACCTGCCATAAAAGACGCGGTTGAAAGTTACGGCAGCGAAACGCTTTCGCCCTTAAAAGAAATATTGGGCGAAGCTTATACGTACGGCGAAATAAAGGCCGTTATTGCCTGGATGGATTTTAAGCAGAAAGCCGAAGGCTAA